TGTTGAGTTAGCATTTTTTGAGTTATTTGAGGAAGTAATTTTTTTAATTCGTTAAATCGTTGTGTTCCTTTAGTACCTAGATGCCAAATAATAAGTGGTTTCCATTTTCCTCCGATTAAATCTATTGTAATTTCGAAGGTGCACGTATAACTTTTATTCTTAAATTCTAAAATATTGCATTCTGATTTCATGATTCTCCACCTTTCTATAGTATATTTTT
The window above is part of the Calorimonas adulescens genome. Proteins encoded here:
- a CDS encoding winged helix-turn-helix transcriptional regulator: MKSECNILEFKNKSYTCTFEITIDLIGGKWKPLIIWHLGTKGTQRFNELKKLLPQITQKMLTQQLRELEADNLIIRKVYPQVPPKVEYSLSNLGETLMPILSMMCDWGNDYYKLVTSTKNLSNRLNP